A single genomic interval of Helianthus annuus cultivar XRQ/B chromosome 6, HanXRQr2.0-SUNRISE, whole genome shotgun sequence harbors:
- the LOC110865806 gene encoding trans-cinnamate 4-monooxygenase produces the protein MDLLLIEKTLLALFAAIIGAIVISKLRGKRFKLPPGPLPVPIFGNWLQVGDDLNHRNLTDLAKKFGEIFLLRMGQRNLVVVSSPDLAKEVLHTQGVEFGSRTRNVVFDIFTGKGQDMVFTVYGEHWRKMRRIMTVPFFTNKVVQQYRYGWEAEAAAVVEDVKKNPAAATEGVVIRRRLQLMMYNNMFRIMFDRRFESEDDPLFVKLKALNGERSRLAQSFEYNYGDFIPILRPFLKGYLKLCKEVKEKRFQLFKDYFVDERKKLESTKSVDNNQLKCAIDHILDAKEKGEINEDNVLYIVENINVAAIETTLWSIEWGIAELVNHPEIQAKLRNELDTKLGPGVQVTEPDLHKLPYLQAVIKETLRLRMAIPLLVPHMNLHDAKLGGYDIPAESKILVNAWWLANNPEQWKKPEEFRPERFFEEESKVEANGNDFRYLPFGVGRRSCPGIILALPILGITIGRLVQNFELLPPPGQAKVDTTEKGGQFSLHILKHSTIVAKPRAL, from the exons ATGGATCTCCTCCTTATAGAAAAAACTCTCTTAGCACTCTTTGCCGCCATTATAGGCGCCATTGTCATATCCAAATTACGCGGCAAGCGTTTCAAGCTCCCCCCGGGACCTCTTCCGGTTCCAATTTTCGGCAACTGGCTCCAAGTCGGCGATGATCTTAACCACCGTAACTTAACTGATCTCGCCAAAAAGTTCGGCGAGATCTTCCTCCTCCGCATGGGCCAACGCAACCTCGTCGTCGTCTCCTCGCCGGATCTCGCCAAGGAAGTCCTCCACACCCAAG GAGTGGAGTTCGGATCACGAACACGTAACGTGGTGTTCGATATCTTCACCGGAAAAGGACAGGACATGGTGTTCACCGTATACGGCGAGCATTGGCGGAAGATGCGGCGGATCATGACAGTGCCGTTTTTCACCAACAAAGTTGTCCAGCAGTACCGGTACGGATGGGAGGCGGAAGCGGCAGCGGTTGTGGAGGATGTGAAGAAGAATCCGGCAGCGGCGACGGAGGGTGTGGTGATTAGGAGACGGTTGCAGTTGATGATGTATAACAATATGTTTAGGATTATGTTTGATAGGAGGTTTGAGAGTGAGGATGATCCGTTGTTTGTGAAGTTGAAGGCGTTGAATGGCGAAAGGAGTCGATTGGCGCAGAGTTTTGAGTATAATTATGGGGATTTTATTCCGATTTTGAGGCCGTTTTTGAAAGGTTATTTGAAGCTTTGTAAGGAGGTGAAGGAGAAGAGGTTTCAGTTGTTCAAGGACTATTTTGTTGATGAAAGGAA GAAGTTGGAGAGCACAAAAAGCGTGGATAACAACCAACTGAAATGCGCAATTGATCATATACTGGACGCAAAGGAGAAAGGAGAGATCAATGAAGACAATGTTCTTTATATCGTTGAGAACATCAATGTTGCCG CAATTGAGACAACCCTATGGTCTATCGAATGGGGAATTGCCGAGCTGGTGAACCACCCTGAGATCCAAGCCAAACTCAGGAACGAGCTTGACACAAAGCTCGGACCAGGAGTACAAGTCACCGAGCCAGACCTCCACAAGCTTCCCTACCTCCAAGCCGTGATCAAGGAAACCCTTCGTCTCCGAATGGCTATCCCTCTCCTGGTCCCACACATGAACCTACATGATGCCAAGCTTGGCGGTTATGACATTCCAGCCGAGAGCAAAATCTTGGTCAACGCCTGGTGGCTAGCCAACAATCCCGAGCAATGGAAGAAACCAGAGGAGTTTAGACCCGAGAGGTTCTTTGAAGAGGAAAGCAAAGTGGAGGCTAATGGGAATGATTTCAGGTATCTGCCTTTTGGTGTGGGGAGGAGGAGCTGCCCCGGGATTATTCTCGCACTGCCGATCCTCGGGATCACCATTGGGCGGCTGGTGCAGAACTTCGAGCTGTTACCGCCCCCAGGACAGGCAAAGGTTGATACGACTGAGAAAGGTGGACAGTTTAGTTTGCATATCTTGAAGCATTCCACAATTGTTGCTAAACCAAGAGCATTGTAA
- the LOC110944963 gene encoding probable glycosyltransferase At3g07620 gives MAGQTPSNLIEEISDHPEFIVEYEPVRKKENKREKFKNSRFCLFVYGSDMTWMVEAMASGCVPVVITDRPLQDLPLMDVVDWSEMAVFVGVKGGVKGLKRVLDGIEKSRYERLVESGVAATQHLVWNAEPQAHDAFHMVVYQLWLRQHTEGDGGGDGGGFIMDLEATMWSIWKTQVPTTDR, from the exons ATGGCCGGTCAAACTCCGTCAAATTTAATCGAAGAAATTAGTGATCATCCTGAATTTATTGTTGAATATGAGCCGGTGAGAAAAAAGGAGAACAAAAGGGAGAAATTTAAGAACAGTaggttttgtttgtttgtgtatgGATCGGATATGACGTGGATGGTGGAGGCGATGGCGTCAGGGTGTGTGCCGGTGGTGATTACGGACCGTCCGTTACAGGATCTGCCGTTGATGGATGTGGTTGACTGGTCAGAGATGGCGGTGTTTGTGGGGGTAAAGGGTGGTGTTAAGGGTTTGAAACGGGTGTTGGATGGAATAGAGAAAAGTCGGTATGAGCGGTTGGTGGAATCTGGTGTGGCGGCGACACAGCATTTGGTGTGGAACGCAGAACCGCAGGCGCATGATGCGTTCCATATGGTTGTTTATCAGTTGTGGTTAAGACAGCATACGGAGGGTGatggtggcggtgatggtggagg CTTTATCATGGACTTAGAAGCAACCATGTGGTCAATTTGGAAAACTCAAGTTCCTACTACTGATAGGTGA
- the LOC110944962 gene encoding pentatricopeptide repeat-containing protein At1g05670, mitochondrial → MASPKIRRPLSEIPSQILSTISTITSLLQTLNPQHPSHPLNPNPSILNQFAPHLNPHFVTQVIQTQQNPYHALFFFNWASNPNPNPTNYSHSHFCFIAITDLLIARKLFSLATELLDSHNKLTDFMVGKLIKAHGDLGHVRWALHLFHRAKNMYAGRCLFSYNAILGVLVRGDRVDLAEQIFDQMVDECVVQPDVSTCTVMIKGFCKTGRMENAQKVFDEMSSPNLRTYNTMVSGMCKKGLMDAVLELVKRMKQTEDCLPDMVTYTTLIDGYCKLRDFEKAKACFDEMLSRNLEPNEVTYNALINGLCLCGDVDGAKRMMTKMRLNGLKDTITTHTSLLRGYCIAGRSEEAFKHFTELIAHGMKPDTKCFEVLVNEFCKLRRPNDAIDLLRTMNEHGVRPRACSFNKVFNVLVELNQPDRAAALLNQMPKVGCNPNFLSYNALVCGLVRAKGRMTMVEGLVKDMVRNGFDLDATMYACLLKGYRDDGNEEMVIRVSQEMIDKGFVMNKDT, encoded by the coding sequence ATGGCATCTCCCAAAATCCGAAGACCCTTATCAGAAATCCCCTCTCAAATCCTCTCAACAATCTCCACCATAACCTCTCTTCTCCAAACCCTAAACCCACAACACCCATCTCACCCTTTAAACCCTAACCCCTCAATCCTCAACCAATTTGCCCCACACTTAAACCCTCATTTCGTCACTCAAGTCATCCAAACCCAACAAAACCCTTATCACGCCCTCTTCTTCTTCAACTGGGCatccaaccctaaccctaaccccaCCAACTACTCCCATTCCCACTTCTGTTTCATCGCCATCACCGACCTCCTTATTGCCAGAAAACTCTTCTCTTTAGCGACCGAATTGCTCGATTCTCATAACAAGTTGACGGATTTCATGGTGGGTAAGCTTATAAAAGCTCATGGTGATCTGGGTCATGTTCGTTGGGCTCTACATTTGTTTCATCGTGCTAAGAATATGTACGCGGGTCGGTGTTTGTTCTCTTACAATGCGATTTTGGGGGTTTTGGTGAGGGGTGACCGGGTTGATTTGGCGGAGCAGATTTTTGATCAAATGGTTGATGAATGTGTTGTGCAGCCGGATGTTTCGACATGTACTGTGATGATCAAAGGATTTTGTAAAACGGGTAGGATGGAGAATGCACagaaggtgtttgatgaaatgtcgaGCCCGAATTTGCGGACGTATAATACGATGGTTAGTGGGATGTGTAAGAAGGGGTTGATGGATGCAGTGTTGGAACTTGTTAAGAGGATGAAACAGACTGAGGATTGTTTACCGGATATGGTTACTTACACGACTTTGATCGATGGGTATTGTAAATTAAGAGATTTTGAAAAGGCGAAGGCGTGTTTTGATGAGATGTTGAGCAGGAATCTTGAACCTAATGAGGTGACATATAATGCTCTGATTAATGGGTTGTGTTTGTGTGGAGATGTTGATGGTGCGAAGAGAATGATGACGAAGATGAGATTGAACGGGTTAAAGGATACCATCACTACACACACGAGTTTGTTAAGGGGATACTGCATAGCTGGGAGATCCGAAGAAGCGTTTAAACATTTCACGGAGCTAATTGCTCATGGAATGAAACCCGACACAAAATGTTTTGAGGTTTTAGTGAATGAGTTTTGTAAACTGCGTAGGCCAAATGATGCTATTGATCTTTTAAGAACGATGAATGAGCATGGTGTTCGTCCTCGTGCTTGTAGTTTCAACAAGGTGTTTAATGTCCTTGTAGAGTTAAACCAGCCTGATAGGGCTGCCGCTCTTCTTAACCAGATGCCAAAAGTGGGTTGTAATCCGAACTTTTTATCGTACAATGCGTTGGTTTGTGGTCTTGTTAGAGCTAAAGGCAGGATGACGATGGTTGAAGGGCTAGTGAAGGACATGGTCAGAAATGGTTTCGATCTTGATGCTACTATGTACGCTTGTTTGCTGAAAGGATATCGAGATGATGGAAACGAGGAGATGGTGATTCGGGTGTCTCAGGAAATGATAGATAAGGGTTTTGTGATGAACAAAGACACGTAA
- the LOC110864141 gene encoding protein BIG GRAIN 1-like B, protein MHGWSHKSVREKHNPSFSSSLLDEIYRSMDDKPDEFELPEDKVSSLQRTFLVKNLTVRTRPSSVQKSHRIDDDPLFVGSVWSSIDSSSRHVSKSKGFCELRSQKPSCFGPLGSKPRKADVFSEKHQHVESDYCLNNSHLNNTVHGPLIKSKARALKIYANLKKVKQPISPGGRLTTFLNSLLSKRHIKKPKDLNGQKIDRTSKASTCYSTSSFTKSCLSKNSPRSREKFNNGIRRTVSFDPVSVIIDEDCRPCGKKIIYDEQDFMNVHSTTMSKTQSDDDDEENDYNDMTSDASSDLFELDHLSTLQELPVFETTHFDTKMYNC, encoded by the coding sequence ATGCATGGCTGGAGTCATAAATCAGTTAGAGAAAAACATAATCCATCTTTTTCTTCAAGTCTTCTTGACGAAATCTACCGTTCTATGGATGACAAACCCGATGAGTTCGAGCTCCCGGAAGACAAAGTTTCAAGTCTCCAGCGAACGTTTTTGGTTAAGAACTTAACCGTCCGAACAAGGCCATCATCAGTGCAGAAGTCTCACCGAATTGATGATGACCCGTTATTCGTTGGTTCTGTCTGGAGCTCGATTGATTCGAGCTCTAGACATGTTTCTAAATCAAAAGGTTTCTGCGAGTTAAGGTCGCAAAAACCTTCCTGTTTTGGCCCTTTAGGGTCAAAACCAAGAAAAGCTGATGTTTTTTCAGAAAAACATCAACACGTGGAAAGTGATTATTGTTTGAACAATAGTCACTTGAATAATACTGTTCACGGGCCTTTAATTAAGTCAAAAGCCCGTGCATTGAAGATTTACGCGAACCTAAAGAAAGTAAAACAACCGATCTCACCAGGAGGTCGATTAACGACCTTTCTCAACTCTCTTCTCTCAAAGAGGCATATCAAGAAACCGAAAGATTTGAACGGACAAAAGATCGATAGAACATCAAAGGCATCCACATGTTATTCGACTTCTTCATTTACAAAATCATGCTTAAGCAAGAATTCTCCAAGATCGAGGGAGAAGTTTAACAATGGGATCCGGAGAACCGTTAGTTTTGACCCTGTGAGCGTAATCATCGATGAAGATTGTCGTCCGTGTGGCAAAAAAATCATTTACGATGAACAAGATTTTATGAATGTCCATTCGACAACGATGTCTAAAACCCAATCCGATGATGACGATGAGGAAAATGATTATAATGACATGACAAGTGATGCAAGCTCGGATTTATTCGAGCTTGATCACTTGTCTACTTTACAGGAACTTCCTGTATTTGAAACCACTCATTTTGATACAAAAATGTACAACTGCTAG